In Aminobacterium sp. MB27-C1, a single genomic region encodes these proteins:
- the rpmC gene encoding 50S ribosomal protein L29 produces the protein MDAKSLRDLTLEELQEKHRQYKEELFNLRFQNAIGQLQNTSRINVVKKTIAKVLTVVREKQQAESAAGRR, from the coding sequence ATGGATGCGAAGAGTTTGCGTGATTTAACCCTAGAAGAGCTTCAAGAGAAACATCGTCAGTATAAAGAAGAGCTTTTCAATCTTCGTTTTCAAAATGCAATCGGTCAGCTTCAGAATACAAGCCGGATTAATGTAGTAAAGAAGACCATTGCTAAAGTTCTGACGGTAGTGCGAGAGAAACAGCAGGCAGAAAGCGCTGCTGGAAGGAGGTAA
- the rplP gene encoding 50S ribosomal protein L16, whose translation MLMPKRVKYRKPYRRLLRGKTKGGATVAFGDYGLQAQDCAWITARQIEATRIAISRKMKKGGKIWIRIFPDHPFTKKPLETRMGKGKGTPEFWVAPVKRGRILFEVAGVSREVVEDAFRTASHKLPVKVKIVAREGLGGE comes from the coding sequence ATGCTTATGCCAAAACGAGTAAAATACCGGAAGCCCTATCGTAGACTTCTTCGCGGTAAAACTAAAGGTGGAGCTACAGTGGCTTTTGGCGACTATGGTTTGCAGGCTCAGGATTGTGCTTGGATCACAGCTCGTCAGATAGAGGCAACCCGTATTGCTATTTCGAGAAAAATGAAAAAGGGCGGAAAAATCTGGATTCGTATTTTCCCAGACCATCCTTTTACAAAGAAGCCTCTTGAAACTCGTATGGGTAAAGGAAAGGGAACGCCAGAATTTTGGGTCGCCCCTGTCAAACGCGGGCGTATTTTATTTGAAGTTGCAGGAGTATCTAGGGAAGTAGTGGAAGATGCTTTCAGAACTGCATCCCATAAGCTGCCTGTAAAGGTCAAAATTGTTGCCCGTGAAGGTCTGGGTGGTGAATAG
- the rpsC gene encoding 30S ribosomal protein S3 — protein sequence MGQKVHPVGYRLGVVTEWESKWYATGKDYAKKLHEDLALRKWILDRWSHAGISRVDIERVGNVVRFSIWTSRPGVVIGRGGSEIQAVKDELQKMTGSKIMINVQEIKNPDVVAQLVSESVSSALERRVSFRRAMKQAIFRAMKAGAKGIKVQCAGRLGGAEIARTEWYNEGQLPLSTIRADIDYGFAQAQTMYGVIGVKVWIFRDRDAEKAAQPRPSRKRG from the coding sequence GTGGGACAGAAAGTTCACCCAGTTGGTTATAGATTAGGTGTGGTAACGGAGTGGGAATCAAAATGGTACGCTACAGGCAAGGATTACGCCAAAAAGCTCCATGAAGATCTCGCTCTTAGAAAGTGGATTTTGGATAGATGGTCACATGCCGGAATTTCCAGAGTCGATATTGAGCGTGTGGGCAATGTAGTTCGTTTTTCAATTTGGACCTCCCGGCCTGGTGTAGTAATTGGACGAGGCGGATCAGAGATTCAGGCAGTAAAAGACGAGCTTCAAAAAATGACGGGATCTAAGATAATGATCAACGTTCAGGAGATCAAAAATCCAGATGTCGTTGCCCAGCTTGTCTCTGAAAGCGTAAGTTCTGCTCTTGAACGCAGAGTGAGCTTCAGACGAGCAATGAAACAGGCTATTTTCCGTGCAATGAAAGCCGGAGCAAAAGGCATTAAAGTACAGTGTGCCGGCCGTCTTGGCGGAGCTGAAATAGCCCGGACAGAGTGGTATAACGAGGGGCAGCTTCCTCTTTCTACCATCAGAGCTGATATCGATTATGGTTTCGCTCAGGCTCAAACCATGTATGGCGTTATTGGAGTCAAGGTCTGGATCTTTAGAGATAGGGATGCTGAAAAAGCAGCTCAGCCCAGACCCTCTAGAAAGAGGGGGTAG
- the rplV gene encoding 50S ribosomal protein L22: protein MEAKALARQVRISPYKVRRILPLIRGKKVDEAMMILKYSSQKSARVVSKVLQSAVANAEHNYGMDTDKLRVVKATADQGPSMKRFRPVSMGRAHPYRHRTSHVTIIVAER from the coding sequence ATGGAAGCAAAAGCCCTTGCCAGACAAGTGCGTATTTCTCCTTATAAAGTGAGACGCATTCTTCCCCTTATTAGAGGGAAGAAAGTTGATGAAGCGATGATGATTCTCAAATATAGTTCTCAGAAATCAGCGAGGGTCGTCAGCAAGGTATTGCAGAGTGCAGTAGCCAATGCCGAGCACAATTATGGTATGGATACTGACAAGCTGCGGGTTGTCAAAGCTACGGCTGATCAGGGACCGAGTATGAAACGTTTCCGCCCAGTATCAATGGGAAGAGCTCATCCCTATCGTCACCGTACCAGCCACGTAACGATCATCGTTGCGGAACGTTAA
- the rpsS gene encoding 30S ribosomal protein S19: MARSTKKGPYVDLKLLRRIEDMNVSGNKKVLKTWSRRSTIVPAMIGHTIAVHNGRIHVPIYVSENMVGHKLGEFAPTRKSARHAGQERSSRVR, translated from the coding sequence ATGGCTCGTTCAACAAAGAAAGGGCCCTATGTTGACCTTAAACTTCTTCGCAGGATAGAGGATATGAACGTTTCCGGGAATAAAAAGGTTCTGAAGACCTGGTCCCGACGTTCAACAATCGTTCCGGCGATGATTGGTCATACAATAGCGGTACATAATGGTCGAATTCATGTTCCTATTTATGTAAGTGAGAACATGGTAGGACATAAACTTGGAGAGTTCGCCCCAACACGCAAATCAGCGCGTCATGCGGGTCAGGAACGCTCCTCGAGAGTGAGGTAA
- the rplB gene encoding 50S ribosomal protein L2, whose product MSVKDFKPYTPGRRAMLSQSYDDVTKSEPERALTAALKKSGGRNNLGRITMRHRGGGMKRLYRIIDFKRDKIGVPGKVAAIEYDPNRSSRIALIHYVDGEKRYILAPADLNVGDTIVAGPESDIKPGNALKLKDMPVGTVVHNVELEPGCGGKLVRSAGTSAQVMAKEGKYAYIRMPSGELRLVLNECMATVGQVGNVEHENISLGKAGKTRLMGKRPMVRGMVMNPVDHPLGGGEGRSKSHKHPVSPWGTLAKGYRTRKNKPSDRLIVRRRYAK is encoded by the coding sequence ATGTCTGTAAAAGACTTCAAACCCTATACGCCAGGCCGCAGAGCCATGTTGAGCCAGTCTTATGACGATGTTACGAAAAGCGAGCCTGAACGCGCCCTGACTGCCGCTTTGAAAAAGTCTGGTGGACGGAATAACCTTGGTCGTATAACAATGCGCCATCGTGGTGGCGGCATGAAGCGTCTCTACCGGATTATCGATTTTAAACGCGATAAGATCGGTGTGCCTGGAAAAGTTGCCGCAATTGAGTATGATCCTAACCGCTCATCTCGTATTGCGTTGATTCACTACGTAGATGGTGAAAAACGATATATCTTGGCTCCAGCAGATTTAAATGTTGGCGACACGATTGTTGCGGGACCCGAGTCGGATATTAAACCAGGTAACGCATTGAAACTCAAAGATATGCCGGTTGGTACAGTTGTTCATAACGTAGAACTTGAACCTGGATGTGGCGGAAAGTTGGTACGTTCCGCTGGTACTTCAGCTCAGGTTATGGCGAAAGAAGGCAAGTATGCCTACATCAGAATGCCGAGCGGAGAGCTTCGTCTTGTTTTAAATGAATGCATGGCTACAGTTGGCCAGGTAGGCAATGTAGAGCATGAGAATATCTCTCTTGGTAAGGCTGGTAAAACTCGCCTTATGGGCAAAAGGCCTATGGTTCGCGGAATGGTTATGAACCCAGTGGATCACCCCCTTGGTGGTGGAGAAGGACGTAGTAAATCTCATAAACATCCTGTCTCTCCTTGGGGCACACTGGCAAAAGGTTATCGTACCCGGAAGAACAAGCCTTCTGATAGGCTTATTGTTCGCCGCCGGTATGCGAAGTAG
- the rplW gene encoding 50S ribosomal protein L23, with protein MKLLAHDIIIRPIVTEKSSRLMEHNKYTFEVHPSANKIQVKEAVQEVFKVKVKNVHIIRVHAKPKRMGVFLGKTRSWKKAIVSLPEGERIEFFEGASI; from the coding sequence ATGAAACTCCTTGCTCATGACATCATCATTCGGCCAATCGTAACAGAGAAGAGCAGCAGATTGATGGAGCATAATAAATATACATTTGAGGTGCACCCTAGCGCCAATAAGATCCAGGTAAAAGAGGCTGTACAAGAGGTCTTTAAGGTTAAGGTTAAGAATGTTCATATCATTCGAGTTCACGCAAAGCCCAAGAGAATGGGAGTTTTCCTTGGAAAAACCCGTTCTTGGAAGAAAGCGATTGTAAGCCTTCCAGAAGGCGAACGAATCGAGTTCTTCGAGGGCGCGAGTATTTAG
- the rplD gene encoding 50S ribosomal protein L4, giving the protein MPTVKLVSFQGEQVSDLQLSDSVFAAPIHVPAMHQVVVAQLANLRQGTHSCKGRGDVSGGGRKPWRQKHTGRARHGSTRSPIWVGGGVAHGPQPRDYRQKVNKKVRRLAMRSALSLKVRDNLLTVVDKFNLETPSTKEMLGFIDKIGVKKPLIVLHEPNEAISKSVRNIPGARAINVGNINVYDLLNYQSLVLTQEAIARIEEVYSI; this is encoded by the coding sequence ATGCCTACCGTAAAGCTTGTTAGTTTTCAGGGTGAACAGGTAAGTGACCTCCAGCTTTCCGACTCTGTGTTTGCTGCGCCGATTCATGTACCGGCCATGCACCAGGTAGTTGTGGCACAGCTGGCGAATCTTCGTCAGGGTACCCACAGCTGTAAGGGAAGAGGAGACGTTAGCGGCGGCGGAAGAAAGCCTTGGCGCCAAAAGCATACAGGTCGTGCTCGTCACGGAAGTACCCGATCACCGATCTGGGTCGGAGGTGGCGTAGCTCACGGACCACAACCTCGAGATTATCGTCAAAAGGTTAATAAGAAGGTTCGTCGTCTTGCTATGAGAAGTGCACTATCTCTTAAAGTTAGAGATAACCTGTTAACAGTAGTGGATAAATTTAATCTCGAAACCCCATCGACAAAAGAAATGCTCGGGTTTATTGATAAGATTGGTGTAAAGAAACCTCTGATCGTTCTTCATGAGCCCAATGAAGCTATTTCTAAGTCTGTAAGAAATATTCCTGGGGCAAGAGCAATTAATGTTGGTAATATCAACGTTTATGATCTTCTTAACTACCAGAGTCTCGTTTTGACTCAGGAAGCTATAGCCCGGATCGAGGAGGTGTACTCGATATGA
- the rplC gene encoding 50S ribosomal protein L3 encodes MSIGILGRKLGMTQIYNEAGQAVPVTVIQAGPCPVVSLKTPDKNGYSAVQLAFEEVKPHKLTKPVKGQYDKASLEPHRHMKEFRMSDTEAYEIGQVITVSLFEEGEKINVVGKSKGKGFAGVMKRHNFGGTFATHGVSVMHRHGGSSGASSYPGRVFKGKAMPGHMGGERVTVKNLTVVAVDTDNNLLLVKGAVPGAKNDIVTVFKQD; translated from the coding sequence ATGAGCATTGGAATACTGGGGCGTAAGTTAGGTATGACTCAGATTTACAACGAAGCTGGACAGGCTGTACCTGTTACTGTTATTCAGGCCGGTCCGTGCCCTGTTGTTTCTCTGAAAACTCCTGATAAGAACGGATACTCAGCAGTACAGCTGGCATTCGAAGAAGTGAAGCCCCACAAGCTCACAAAGCCCGTAAAAGGGCAGTATGATAAGGCTAGTCTTGAGCCCCATCGTCATATGAAAGAATTTCGTATGAGCGATACTGAGGCCTACGAGATTGGTCAAGTAATTACTGTTTCCCTTTTTGAAGAGGGCGAGAAGATTAACGTTGTAGGCAAAAGTAAGGGAAAAGGATTTGCCGGTGTTATGAAACGGCATAATTTTGGTGGTACTTTTGCTACCCATGGTGTTTCTGTAATGCACCGTCATGGTGGTTCTAGCGGCGCTAGCAGCTATCCTGGCCGTGTGTTTAAAGGAAAAGCAATGCCTGGACATATGGGTGGTGAACGTGTCACTGTCAAAAACCTTACAGTGGTGGCAGTGGATACGGATAACAATCTTCTGCTTGTCAAAGGGGCCGTTCCCGGTGCGAAAAATGACATCGTTACGGTCTTTAAGCAGGATTAG
- the rpsJ gene encoding 30S ribosomal protein S10 translates to MLAKKIRIRLKAFDHRVLDSSASQIAETAERSGAKVSGPIPLPTEINKYTILKSPHKDKDAREQFEMRTHKRLIDILNPTQKTMDALMQLNLPSGVDIQIKL, encoded by the coding sequence ATTTTGGCTAAAAAGATTCGTATTCGCCTGAAAGCCTTTGATCACAGAGTATTAGATAGTTCGGCTTCTCAGATAGCAGAAACGGCAGAGCGGAGTGGTGCAAAAGTTTCTGGACCTATCCCATTGCCAACTGAAATAAATAAATATACAATTCTTAAATCCCCGCACAAAGATAAGGATGCGAGGGAGCAGTTTGAAATGCGAACTCATAAGCGCTTAATTGATATTCTTAATCCAACGCAGAAAACGATGGATGCGCTTATGCAGCTGAACCTTCCTTCTGGGGTGGACATCCAGATCAAACTGTAG
- the tuf gene encoding elongation factor Tu has protein sequence MAKEKFERAKPHLNVGTIGHIDHGKTTLTAAITKCLSTKGWSNFEAYDMIDKAPEERERGITINISHVEYQTENRHYAHIDCPGHADYIKNMITGAAQMDGAILVVSAADGPMPQTREHVLLARQVNVPAVVVFMNKTDQVDDEELLDLVEMEIRELLSKYEFPGDEVPIVRGSALKVLEEGTGEESDPISKCIWDLMAACDSYIPTPQRETDKPFLMPIEDVFTITGRGTVVTGRVERGMVKAGEEVEIVGMKPDTTKTVATSLEMFRKILDEAIAGDNVGILLRGIDKEDVERGQVLAKPGSITPHTKFKAEVYVLKKEEGGRHTPFFAGYKPQFYFRTTDVTGGIKLPDGVEMVMPGDNATFEVDLIVPIAMEAGLRFAVREGGHTVGAGVVTEILA, from the coding sequence ATGGCAAAAGAGAAGTTTGAAAGAGCGAAGCCCCATCTTAACGTGGGAACGATAGGACACATAGACCACGGAAAGACGACGCTGACAGCAGCGATCACAAAATGTTTGTCGACGAAGGGCTGGTCGAATTTTGAGGCGTACGACATGATCGACAAGGCGCCAGAAGAGCGTGAGAGAGGAATCACGATCAACATTTCTCACGTAGAGTATCAGACGGAGAATCGTCACTATGCTCACATAGATTGCCCTGGTCACGCAGACTATATTAAGAACATGATCACGGGAGCAGCTCAGATGGATGGAGCCATTCTTGTTGTATCAGCAGCAGATGGTCCAATGCCTCAGACACGAGAGCACGTACTTCTTGCCCGTCAGGTTAACGTTCCAGCCGTAGTCGTGTTCATGAACAAGACCGACCAGGTTGATGATGAAGAGCTTCTTGATCTTGTTGAGATGGAGATTCGTGAGCTTCTGAGCAAGTATGAGTTCCCCGGAGACGAGGTTCCCATCGTCCGCGGATCCGCATTGAAGGTATTGGAAGAGGGCACAGGCGAAGAGAGCGATCCTATAAGCAAGTGCATTTGGGACTTGATGGCTGCATGTGATTCTTATATTCCGACTCCGCAGCGAGAGACAGATAAGCCCTTCCTTATGCCGATAGAAGACGTATTCACCATCACTGGCCGTGGCACAGTAGTTACAGGCCGAGTGGAGCGAGGAATGGTCAAGGCCGGCGAAGAAGTTGAGATCGTAGGCATGAAGCCAGATACGACGAAGACAGTAGCGACCTCCCTTGAGATGTTCCGTAAGATTCTTGACGAAGCCATAGCGGGAGATAACGTAGGAATACTTCTTCGTGGTATCGACAAGGAAGACGTAGAGCGTGGACAGGTATTAGCGAAACCAGGTTCTATAACACCCCACACGAAGTTTAAGGCTGAGGTATACGTGTTGAAGAAAGAGGAAGGCGGCCGTCACACCCCGTTCTTTGCTGGTTATAAGCCGCAGTTCTATTTCCGAACAACAGACGTAACCGGAGGTATCAAGCTTCCTGATGGAGTAGAGATGGTTATGCCGGGAGACAACGCGACCTTTGAGGTAGATCTGATAGTGCCAATCGCCATGGAGGCAGGACTTCGTTTTGCCGTTCGTGAAGGTGGACACACTGTCGGAGCTGGCGTTGTTACCGAGATTCTTGCATAA
- the fusA gene encoding elongation factor G, protein MQQNVEMRKIRNIGIAAHIDAGKTTTTERILFYTGRNYKMGETHEGSATMDWMEQERERGITITSAATTCMWRDCFVNIIDTPGHVDFTVEVERSMRVLDGAVAVFCAVGGVEPQSETVWRQADKYHVPRIAFVNKMDRVGADFSQVVTGIRKRLGAKSVALQLPIGAEDQFSGIIDIVRMKAFLYQDELGTTPVMADIPEELSEEAQAAHDQMIESLADFDEAIMEAYLDGRDVPEETIRKAIRENTIALRIVPVLCGSAFKNKGVQLLLDAVVDYLPSPLDLPPIKGTDPRTEEVVERHSDMNEPLTALGFKIMVDPFVGRLVFTRIYSGKLVKGETVYNPSTKARERIGRILRMHANKREELDEAGAGMIVALPGLKATRTGDTLCDESKPVVLESLQFPEPVISLAVEPATKNDKIKLTKGLVALAEEDPTFRVRTDEETGQTIISGMGELHLEIIVDRLKREFGVDVKVGRPQVSYREAIRKPSRAEGRFVRQSGGRGQYGHVVFEMEPLEEGKGFVFEDKIVGGAVPKDYIPAVQKGLDEAINNGILGGFPVIGVKVSLVDGSYHEVDSSEMAFKIAASMGFKEAMRKASPVLMEPIVSVEVVTPEDYVGDVIGDISSRRGRIEGMETKANARIVRSFVPLAEMFGYATDLRSKTSGRATYSMQFDHYEQVPAEVAEKVLKG, encoded by the coding sequence ATGCAACAAAACGTAGAAATGAGAAAAATAAGAAATATAGGTATTGCTGCTCATATTGACGCAGGCAAAACCACGACCACTGAGCGTATCCTGTTCTACACTGGACGTAACTATAAGATGGGTGAGACTCATGAGGGGTCTGCCACAATGGACTGGATGGAGCAGGAGCGCGAACGGGGTATAACAATTACCTCTGCTGCTACAACGTGTATGTGGCGCGATTGTTTTGTCAATATCATTGATACGCCCGGCCACGTGGACTTTACCGTAGAAGTGGAGCGCTCAATGCGTGTTCTTGATGGTGCAGTTGCTGTTTTCTGCGCTGTTGGGGGAGTAGAACCCCAGTCTGAAACAGTGTGGCGTCAAGCCGATAAGTATCACGTTCCACGTATCGCTTTTGTCAACAAAATGGACCGTGTAGGTGCTGATTTTAGCCAGGTCGTTACAGGAATACGCAAACGTCTTGGTGCAAAATCAGTGGCACTTCAGTTGCCTATAGGTGCGGAAGATCAGTTTTCTGGAATCATTGACATTGTGCGTATGAAAGCTTTTCTTTATCAGGATGAGCTTGGAACTACGCCTGTCATGGCTGATATTCCCGAAGAACTCTCAGAAGAAGCGCAGGCAGCTCATGATCAGATGATTGAGAGTTTGGCTGATTTTGACGAAGCAATTATGGAAGCCTACCTTGATGGACGGGATGTGCCGGAAGAAACTATTCGTAAAGCTATTCGAGAAAATACGATTGCTCTGCGAATCGTTCCAGTTTTATGTGGGAGTGCTTTTAAAAACAAGGGAGTACAGCTTTTACTTGATGCTGTAGTAGATTATTTGCCGAGTCCCTTGGATTTACCTCCAATTAAAGGAACTGATCCCAGAACTGAAGAAGTAGTAGAGCGTCATAGTGATATGAACGAGCCTCTTACTGCTCTTGGCTTCAAGATTATGGTCGATCCTTTTGTTGGTCGTCTAGTCTTTACAAGAATCTACTCCGGTAAGCTTGTTAAAGGAGAAACAGTTTACAATCCTTCAACAAAGGCCAGAGAAAGAATCGGCAGAATTTTACGAATGCATGCTAATAAGAGAGAAGAGTTGGATGAAGCAGGCGCAGGAATGATTGTCGCTTTACCTGGATTGAAAGCTACGAGAACAGGCGATACTCTGTGTGATGAATCCAAACCTGTAGTTCTTGAATCTCTTCAGTTCCCAGAACCAGTTATTTCGCTTGCAGTTGAGCCTGCAACGAAGAACGATAAAATCAAGCTGACAAAGGGCCTTGTTGCTCTTGCAGAAGAAGACCCCACATTCAGAGTCAGAACAGATGAAGAGACGGGGCAGACTATCATTTCTGGTATGGGAGAACTTCATCTTGAAATTATAGTAGATCGTCTTAAGAGAGAATTTGGTGTGGATGTTAAAGTTGGACGTCCACAGGTCTCTTACAGAGAAGCAATACGCAAGCCATCACGTGCCGAGGGACGTTTTGTCAGACAGTCTGGTGGCCGTGGCCAGTATGGACATGTTGTTTTTGAAATGGAGCCTTTGGAAGAAGGAAAGGGCTTTGTTTTTGAAGACAAAATTGTTGGTGGTGCTGTCCCTAAAGACTATATTCCAGCCGTTCAAAAGGGACTTGATGAGGCCATCAATAATGGTATACTTGGCGGGTTCCCTGTGATAGGTGTCAAGGTCTCTCTTGTTGACGGAAGTTATCACGAAGTTGATAGCTCGGAAATGGCCTTTAAAATCGCGGCATCCATGGGATTCAAGGAAGCTATGAGAAAAGCGAGTCCCGTTCTTATGGAGCCGATAGTGTCCGTTGAAGTTGTAACTCCGGAAGATTATGTCGGAGATGTCATAGGGGATATTTCATCTCGTCGCGGACGAATTGAAGGTATGGAAACAAAGGCAAACGCAAGAATAGTGCGCTCCTTTGTGCCATTAGCTGAGATGTTTGGATATGCAACAGATTTGCGGAGTAAAACTTCTGGACGTGCTACATATTCCATGCAGTTTGATCACTACGAGCAGGTTCCCGCAGAAGTTGCTGAAAAAGTTTTGAAGGGTTAA
- the rpsG gene encoding 30S ribosomal protein S7: protein MPRKGHVKKRQSLSDSRFGSVAVSKFISSLMKGGKRSVAEKAFYGALDIAGERLNAEPYEVFQKAMDNVKPLVEVRPRRVGGATYQVPVEVPAERAEVLAIRWIVSFARSKKGMPIAERLARELMDAYKGEGSSIKKREDTHKMAEANRAFAHYRW from the coding sequence ATGCCGCGAAAGGGGCATGTTAAAAAGCGTCAGAGTTTATCTGACAGTCGTTTTGGAAGCGTTGCGGTATCAAAGTTTATTAGTAGTCTCATGAAAGGCGGAAAGCGAAGTGTTGCTGAAAAAGCCTTTTATGGTGCTCTTGATATTGCTGGGGAGCGTCTGAATGCAGAGCCCTATGAAGTGTTCCAGAAGGCCATGGACAATGTAAAACCACTAGTTGAGGTTCGTCCTCGCCGTGTTGGTGGTGCTACATACCAGGTGCCAGTAGAGGTTCCTGCAGAACGCGCTGAAGTTCTGGCTATTAGATGGATCGTTTCATTTGCCAGATCGAAAAAAGGGATGCCGATAGCAGAGCGTCTTGCTAGAGAACTTATGGATGCCTATAAAGGTGAAGGCAGTTCTATTAAAAAAAGAGAAGACACTCATAAGATGGCAGAAGCTAACCGTGCCTTTGCTCACTATCGTTGGTAA
- the rpsL gene encoding 30S ribosomal protein S12, with protein MPTINQLVRQGRKDKRQNSDSPALQGNPARRGVCTRVYTVTPKKPNSALRKVARVRLTNGIEVTSYIPGIGHNLQEHSVVLVRGGRVKDLPGVRYHIIRGTLDCGGVENRKRGRSKYGARKPK; from the coding sequence GTGCCAACAATAAATCAGCTTGTTCGTCAAGGGCGTAAAGATAAAAGACAGAATAGTGACTCTCCGGCATTGCAGGGGAATCCAGCGCGACGTGGAGTTTGCACCCGCGTATATACTGTTACGCCTAAGAAGCCGAACTCAGCTTTGAGGAAGGTTGCTCGTGTTCGTCTTACCAACGGGATAGAGGTTACATCATATATCCCTGGAATCGGGCATAACCTTCAGGAACACTCCGTAGTCCTTGTTCGCGGAGGTCGAGTAAAGGACTTGCCTGGTGTGCGTTATCACATCATACGAGGAACCCTCGACTGCGGTGGCGTTGAAAATCGAAAAAGAGGGCGTTCTAAGTACGGAGCAAGAAAGCCCAAGTAG
- a CDS encoding ribosomal L7Ae/L30e/S12e/Gadd45 family protein: MPLNELATHLRVVGEREVRRTLHSKRLKKLFIARDADVERVKDILLEAEKQGVSVEWADDKVKLGRACAISRSASVAGITNILSEDKGVG, encoded by the coding sequence ATGCCTTTAAACGAGTTAGCTACTCATTTACGGGTTGTAGGAGAGAGAGAGGTTCGTCGAACACTTCATTCCAAACGTCTAAAAAAACTTTTTATTGCTCGTGATGCCGATGTAGAAAGAGTAAAAGATATTTTACTAGAGGCAGAGAAACAGGGAGTATCGGTAGAGTGGGCAGACGATAAAGTAAAATTGGGACGCGCCTGTGCTATAAGCAGAAGTGCATCAGTAGCCGGAATTACCAACATTCTTTCTGAAGATAAGGGTGTCGGTTGA